Proteins encoded together in one Salvelinus fontinalis isolate EN_2023a chromosome 6, ASM2944872v1, whole genome shotgun sequence window:
- the LOC129857924 gene encoding platelet-derived growth factor receptor beta-like isoform X2: MRSVRVCTLHLTTILTALLHFCPEFCCLEISPSNSEVVMAAGDSMTITCSGWGTVEWKFKRDDNVPYFGVENQNTTSVLILENVMWSQTGVYVCAEAWTNKTIEVAVFVPDPDVWFIESFHGMVTKISEEGIIPCVVTNPQINVTLYERDSDMHLKGVYIPSEGYRAPLEDRTYVCRGELNGEEKESQAFYVLSIAVPETIDAYINASKTVLKQGEPLTVNCTVQGVDLVSFSWDYPNRDVDSIEPLTDVLSSQKMRSRLIVSKVTLANTGQYACHVHEGVQDQRATANVNITILEQGFVELRSVQDRNVSAQLHQNVELRVEIEAYPPPRVRWTKDDATVNGDNVVITRQEHETRYFSTLTLVRIRTEQKGLYTVHVANGDDTKKLTFDLEVKVPPQITDLSDHHLPGKRHAVTCVAEGVPSPTIQWFSCDSMLKCSNRSTVWQPLVSDPETLSVQTNVSFNESRKVGQVRSQVIFHKPQQVSVRCEASNERGLRRRDVKLVSSTFFSQVAVLAAVLALVVIVIISIIILIAVWRKPRYEIRWKVIESVSLDGHEYIYVDPIHLPYDLAWEMPRDSLVLGRTLGSGAFGRVVEATAYGLGHSQSSTKVAVKMLKSTARRSETQALMSELKIMSHLGPHLNIVNLLGACTKQGPLYLVTEYCRYGDLVDYLHKNKHTFLQYYLEKNQEDSGCRISGGSTPLSQRKGYVSFGSECDGGYMDMSKDEPTVYVPMQELKDTITYADIQPSPYESPYQHDHYQEQDQTTMDPALFISDSTTLSYTDLIGFSYQVAKGMEFLASKNCVHRDLAARNVLICEGKLVKICDFGLARDIMHDSNYISKGSTFLPLKWMAPESIFHNLYTTLSDVWSYGILLWEIFTLGGTPYPDLPMNELFYSALKRGYRMAKPNHATDEVYEVMQKCWDEKHEKRPEFSFLVHTMGNMLTDSYKKRYCQVNDEFFKSDHPAVVRTKPRLSSPFPTPAITPSTTPDTLQDLNPCPLTGDFRSEADREEVTTSYNDYIIPIPDPKPQEEVFSEANTLPMESPASSLALEDDEADSISQETAEADTIPEEEDLHANQALIPLESSGTPEVEDSFL, translated from the exons ATGAGGAGTGTCAGAGTATGCACTCTCCATCTGACAACCATTCTTACAG CTCTTTTACACTTCTGTCCTGAGTTCTGTTGCCTGGAGATCTCCCCTAGCAACAGTGAAGTTGTCATGGCAGCGGGTGACTCCATGACCATTACCTGTTCCGGCTGGGGGACGGTCGAATGGAAGTTCAAGCGGGATGACAACGTTCCCTATTTTGGAGTGGAGAACCAGAACACGACCAGTGTTCTCATTCTGGAAAATGTGATGTGGAGCCAAACGGGAGTATATGTCTGTGCCGAGGCTTGGACTAACAAGACTATAGAGGTGGCAGTCTTTGTGCCAG ACCCTGATGTGTGGTTCATTGAGAGTTTCCACGGCATGGTGACCAAGATCAGCGAGGAGGGGATCATCCCGTGTGTGGTCACCAACCCCCAGATCAACGTCACCCTCTACGAAAGAGACAGTGACATGCACCTGAAGGGGGTCTACATCCCAAGTGAGGGCTACAGGGCACCCCTGGAGGACAGGACCTATGTGTGCCGAGGAGAGCTGAACGGGGAGGAGAAAGAGTCCCAGGCTTTCTACGTCTTAAGCATTGCTG TTCCGGAGACGATCGACGCCTACATCAATGCGTCTAAGACGGTGCTGAAGCAGGGCGAGCCTCTGACAGTGAACTGCACGGTGCAGGGAGTGGACCTGGTCTCCTTCTCCTGGGACTATCCCAATAGAGAC GTGGACTCCATTGAGCCTCTGACTGACGTCCTGTCATCCCAGAAGATGCGCTCACGCCTCATAGTCTCCAAGGTGACGCTGGCCAACACGGGCCAGTACGCGTGTCATGTCCACGAGGGTGTCCAGGACCAGAGAGCCACAGCCAACGTCAACATCACCATCCTTG AGCAAGGCTTCGTGGAGCTGAGGTCCGTCCAGGATCGTAATGTCTCGGCCCAGCTGCACCAGAACGTAGAGCTGAGGGTGGAGATTGAAGCTTACCCCCCTCCACGTGTCCGCTGGACCAAAGATGATGCCACGGTCAACGGGGACAACGTCGTAATCACCAGGCAGGAGCatgagaccag GTACTTCAGCACGTTGACCCTGGTGAGGATCAGGACAGAACAGAAAGGCCTCTACACCGTTCACGTCGCCAACGGAGATGACACCAAGAAATTGACCTTTGATCTAGAGGTCAAAG TCCCCCCTCAGATCACAGACCTGTCGGACCACCACCTCCCTGGGAAGAGGCATGCCGTGACCTGTGTGGCTGAGGGGGTACCTTCCCCCACCATCCAGTGGTTCAGCTGTGACAGCATGCTCAA GTGCAGTAACCGGAGCACAGTGTGGCAGCCGCTAGTGTCAGACCCTGAGACCCTGAGCGTCCAGACCAACGTCAGCTTCAACGAGAGCCGTAAGGTGGGCCAGGTCCGCAGCCAGGTCATCTTCCACAAGCCCCAGCAGGTGAGCGTCCGCTGCGAGGCCAGCAACGAGAGAGGACTCCGCAGGAGGGACGTCAAACTGGTGTCCAGCA CTTTCTTCTCCCAGGTGGCAGTGTTGGCTGCGGTTCTAGCCCTGGTagtcatcgtcatcatctccatcatcatcctcatcgcTGTGTGGAGGAAG CCTCGCTATGAGATCAGGTGGAAGGTGATCGAGTCAGTGAGTCTGGACGGACATGAGTACATCTACGTTGACCCCATCCATCTGCCCTATGACCTTGCCTGGGAGATGCCCCGAGACAGCCTGGTGCTAG GTCGTACTCTTGGGTCCGGAGCATTCGGCAGGGTGGTCGAAGCGACCGCGTATGGTCTCGGTCATTCCCAGTCCAGCACGAAAGTGGCAGTGAAAATGCTCAAAT CCACGGCCAGGAGGAGTGAGACCCAGGCTCTAATGTCAGAGCTGAAGATCATGAGCCACCTGGGGCCTCACCTCAACATTGTCAACCTGCTGGGGGCCTGCACCAAACAGG GCCCTCTCTACCTGGTGACAGAGTACTGTCGCTATGGAGACCTGGTGGACTACTTACACAAGAACAAGCACACGTTCCTGCAGTACTACCTTGAGAAGAACCAGGAGGACTCTGGCTGCCGCATCTCTGGAGGGAGCACCCCTCTCagccagaggaaagg CTACGTGTCATTTGGCAGTGAGTGTGACGGTGGTTACATGGACATGAGTAAGGACGAGCCCACAGTGTACGTCCCCATGCAGGAGCTGAAAGACACCATCACATACGCTGACATCCAGCCTTCTCCCTATGAGTCTCCCTATCAGCACGACCATTACCAGGAACAAG accaGACCACAATGGACCCTGCCCTGTTCATCAGTGACTCTACCACCCTCAGCTATACTGACCTCATCGGCTTCAGCTACCAGGTGGCCAAAGGCATGGAGTTCCTCGCCTCCAAGAAC TGTGTCCATCGTGACCTGGCCGCCAGGAACGTGTTGATCTGTGAGGGGAAACTGGTGAAGATCTGTGACTTTGGCCTAGCCAGAGACATCATGCACGATTCCAACTACATCTCCAAAGGCAGC ACATTTCTGCCCCTGAAGTGGATGGCCCCAGAGAGTATCTTCCATAACTTGTACACCACCCTGAGTGACGTGTGGTCCTACGGCATCTTGCTCTGGGAGATATTCACCCTTG GAGGAACCCCTTACCCTGACCTTCCTATGAATGAGCTGTTCTACAGTGCCTTAAAGAGAGGCTATCGCATGGCCAAACCTAACCACGCCACAGACGAAGT TTATGAAGTCATGCAGAAGTGCTGGGATGAGAAGCATGAGAAGAGGCCAGAGTTCTCCTTTCTGGTGCACACCATGGGGAACATGCTCACTGACAGCTATAAAAAG AGATACTGCCAAGTCAACGACGAGTTCTTCAAGAGTGACCACCCGGCCGTGGTCCGAACCAAACCCAggctctcctcccccttccccaCCCCAGCCATcaccccctccaccacccctgACACCCTCCAGGACCTCAACCCCTGCCCTCTAACTGGAGACTTTAGATCGGAGGCAGATAGAGAGGAAGTGACGACCTCCTACAATGACTACATCATTCCCATTCCGGACCCCAAGCCTCAGGAGGAAGTCTTCTCCGAGGCCAACACCTTGCCAATGGAAAGCCCTGCGAG CTCTCTGGCTCTGGAGGATGACGAGGCTGATTCCATCTCccaggagacagcagaggcagaCACCATTCCAGAAGAGGAGGATCTCCATGCCAACCAGGCTCTGATTCCACTGGAATCTTCTGGAACACCGGAAGTGGAAGACAGCTTCCTGTAG
- the LOC129857924 gene encoding platelet-derived growth factor receptor beta-like isoform X1 has translation MRSVRVCTLHLTTILTALLHFCPEFCCLEISPSNSEVVMAAGDSMTITCSGWGTVEWKFKRDDNVPYFGVENQNTTSVLILENVMWSQTGVYVCAEAWTNKTIEVAVFVPDPDVWFIESFHGMVTKISEEGIIPCVVTNPQINVTLYERDSDMHLKGVYIPSEGYRAPLEDRTYVCRGELNGEEKESQAFYVLSIAVPETIDAYINASKTVLKQGEPLTVNCTVQGVDLVSFSWDYPNRDVDSIEPLTDVLSSQKMRSRLIVSKVTLANTGQYACHVHEGVQDQRATANVNITILEQGFVELRSVQDRNVSAQLHQNVELRVEIEAYPPPRVRWTKDDATVNGDNVVITRQEHETRYFSTLTLVRIRTEQKGLYTVHVANGDDTKKLTFDLEVKVPPQITDLSDHHLPGKRHAVTCVAEGVPSPTIQWFSCDSMLKCSNRSTVWQPLVSDPETLSVQTNVSFNESRKVGQVRSQVIFHKPQQVSVRCEASNERGLRRRDVKLVSSTFFSQVAVLAAVLALVVIVIISIIILIAVWRKKPRYEIRWKVIESVSLDGHEYIYVDPIHLPYDLAWEMPRDSLVLGRTLGSGAFGRVVEATAYGLGHSQSSTKVAVKMLKSTARRSETQALMSELKIMSHLGPHLNIVNLLGACTKQGPLYLVTEYCRYGDLVDYLHKNKHTFLQYYLEKNQEDSGCRISGGSTPLSQRKGYVSFGSECDGGYMDMSKDEPTVYVPMQELKDTITYADIQPSPYESPYQHDHYQEQDQTTMDPALFISDSTTLSYTDLIGFSYQVAKGMEFLASKNCVHRDLAARNVLICEGKLVKICDFGLARDIMHDSNYISKGSTFLPLKWMAPESIFHNLYTTLSDVWSYGILLWEIFTLGGTPYPDLPMNELFYSALKRGYRMAKPNHATDEVYEVMQKCWDEKHEKRPEFSFLVHTMGNMLTDSYKKRYCQVNDEFFKSDHPAVVRTKPRLSSPFPTPAITPSTTPDTLQDLNPCPLTGDFRSEADREEVTTSYNDYIIPIPDPKPQEEVFSEANTLPMESPASSLALEDDEADSISQETAEADTIPEEEDLHANQALIPLESSGTPEVEDSFL, from the exons ATGAGGAGTGTCAGAGTATGCACTCTCCATCTGACAACCATTCTTACAG CTCTTTTACACTTCTGTCCTGAGTTCTGTTGCCTGGAGATCTCCCCTAGCAACAGTGAAGTTGTCATGGCAGCGGGTGACTCCATGACCATTACCTGTTCCGGCTGGGGGACGGTCGAATGGAAGTTCAAGCGGGATGACAACGTTCCCTATTTTGGAGTGGAGAACCAGAACACGACCAGTGTTCTCATTCTGGAAAATGTGATGTGGAGCCAAACGGGAGTATATGTCTGTGCCGAGGCTTGGACTAACAAGACTATAGAGGTGGCAGTCTTTGTGCCAG ACCCTGATGTGTGGTTCATTGAGAGTTTCCACGGCATGGTGACCAAGATCAGCGAGGAGGGGATCATCCCGTGTGTGGTCACCAACCCCCAGATCAACGTCACCCTCTACGAAAGAGACAGTGACATGCACCTGAAGGGGGTCTACATCCCAAGTGAGGGCTACAGGGCACCCCTGGAGGACAGGACCTATGTGTGCCGAGGAGAGCTGAACGGGGAGGAGAAAGAGTCCCAGGCTTTCTACGTCTTAAGCATTGCTG TTCCGGAGACGATCGACGCCTACATCAATGCGTCTAAGACGGTGCTGAAGCAGGGCGAGCCTCTGACAGTGAACTGCACGGTGCAGGGAGTGGACCTGGTCTCCTTCTCCTGGGACTATCCCAATAGAGAC GTGGACTCCATTGAGCCTCTGACTGACGTCCTGTCATCCCAGAAGATGCGCTCACGCCTCATAGTCTCCAAGGTGACGCTGGCCAACACGGGCCAGTACGCGTGTCATGTCCACGAGGGTGTCCAGGACCAGAGAGCCACAGCCAACGTCAACATCACCATCCTTG AGCAAGGCTTCGTGGAGCTGAGGTCCGTCCAGGATCGTAATGTCTCGGCCCAGCTGCACCAGAACGTAGAGCTGAGGGTGGAGATTGAAGCTTACCCCCCTCCACGTGTCCGCTGGACCAAAGATGATGCCACGGTCAACGGGGACAACGTCGTAATCACCAGGCAGGAGCatgagaccag GTACTTCAGCACGTTGACCCTGGTGAGGATCAGGACAGAACAGAAAGGCCTCTACACCGTTCACGTCGCCAACGGAGATGACACCAAGAAATTGACCTTTGATCTAGAGGTCAAAG TCCCCCCTCAGATCACAGACCTGTCGGACCACCACCTCCCTGGGAAGAGGCATGCCGTGACCTGTGTGGCTGAGGGGGTACCTTCCCCCACCATCCAGTGGTTCAGCTGTGACAGCATGCTCAA GTGCAGTAACCGGAGCACAGTGTGGCAGCCGCTAGTGTCAGACCCTGAGACCCTGAGCGTCCAGACCAACGTCAGCTTCAACGAGAGCCGTAAGGTGGGCCAGGTCCGCAGCCAGGTCATCTTCCACAAGCCCCAGCAGGTGAGCGTCCGCTGCGAGGCCAGCAACGAGAGAGGACTCCGCAGGAGGGACGTCAAACTGGTGTCCAGCA CTTTCTTCTCCCAGGTGGCAGTGTTGGCTGCGGTTCTAGCCCTGGTagtcatcgtcatcatctccatcatcatcctcatcgcTGTGTGGAGGAAG AAGCCTCGCTATGAGATCAGGTGGAAGGTGATCGAGTCAGTGAGTCTGGACGGACATGAGTACATCTACGTTGACCCCATCCATCTGCCCTATGACCTTGCCTGGGAGATGCCCCGAGACAGCCTGGTGCTAG GTCGTACTCTTGGGTCCGGAGCATTCGGCAGGGTGGTCGAAGCGACCGCGTATGGTCTCGGTCATTCCCAGTCCAGCACGAAAGTGGCAGTGAAAATGCTCAAAT CCACGGCCAGGAGGAGTGAGACCCAGGCTCTAATGTCAGAGCTGAAGATCATGAGCCACCTGGGGCCTCACCTCAACATTGTCAACCTGCTGGGGGCCTGCACCAAACAGG GCCCTCTCTACCTGGTGACAGAGTACTGTCGCTATGGAGACCTGGTGGACTACTTACACAAGAACAAGCACACGTTCCTGCAGTACTACCTTGAGAAGAACCAGGAGGACTCTGGCTGCCGCATCTCTGGAGGGAGCACCCCTCTCagccagaggaaagg CTACGTGTCATTTGGCAGTGAGTGTGACGGTGGTTACATGGACATGAGTAAGGACGAGCCCACAGTGTACGTCCCCATGCAGGAGCTGAAAGACACCATCACATACGCTGACATCCAGCCTTCTCCCTATGAGTCTCCCTATCAGCACGACCATTACCAGGAACAAG accaGACCACAATGGACCCTGCCCTGTTCATCAGTGACTCTACCACCCTCAGCTATACTGACCTCATCGGCTTCAGCTACCAGGTGGCCAAAGGCATGGAGTTCCTCGCCTCCAAGAAC TGTGTCCATCGTGACCTGGCCGCCAGGAACGTGTTGATCTGTGAGGGGAAACTGGTGAAGATCTGTGACTTTGGCCTAGCCAGAGACATCATGCACGATTCCAACTACATCTCCAAAGGCAGC ACATTTCTGCCCCTGAAGTGGATGGCCCCAGAGAGTATCTTCCATAACTTGTACACCACCCTGAGTGACGTGTGGTCCTACGGCATCTTGCTCTGGGAGATATTCACCCTTG GAGGAACCCCTTACCCTGACCTTCCTATGAATGAGCTGTTCTACAGTGCCTTAAAGAGAGGCTATCGCATGGCCAAACCTAACCACGCCACAGACGAAGT TTATGAAGTCATGCAGAAGTGCTGGGATGAGAAGCATGAGAAGAGGCCAGAGTTCTCCTTTCTGGTGCACACCATGGGGAACATGCTCACTGACAGCTATAAAAAG AGATACTGCCAAGTCAACGACGAGTTCTTCAAGAGTGACCACCCGGCCGTGGTCCGAACCAAACCCAggctctcctcccccttccccaCCCCAGCCATcaccccctccaccacccctgACACCCTCCAGGACCTCAACCCCTGCCCTCTAACTGGAGACTTTAGATCGGAGGCAGATAGAGAGGAAGTGACGACCTCCTACAATGACTACATCATTCCCATTCCGGACCCCAAGCCTCAGGAGGAAGTCTTCTCCGAGGCCAACACCTTGCCAATGGAAAGCCCTGCGAG CTCTCTGGCTCTGGAGGATGACGAGGCTGATTCCATCTCccaggagacagcagaggcagaCACCATTCCAGAAGAGGAGGATCTCCATGCCAACCAGGCTCTGATTCCACTGGAATCTTCTGGAACACCGGAAGTGGAAGACAGCTTCCTGTAG